In the Marinomonas algicola genome, one interval contains:
- a CDS encoding alkaline phosphatase, whose translation MNKLSKALITGTIMASIPMTSVAAEIKNVILMIGDGMGPQQIGLLESYAQYAPNSIYKGRSTSLHQLAKDGVIGSSLTNPTDAIVVDSACSATQLSTGVYSGSEVIGIDADGNHVETILEKAKRLGKATGLVSDTRLTHATPAAFAAHQPHRSLENEIAVDMLETGVDVMLSGGLRYFIPKSTNDKGDTYNELTDLTEGSVYLKSKRNDERNLLNEAQNAGYGLAFNRTQLNAQSGDKLLGLFAYSGMADGIEYRKTKNSEERTQPSLQEMTEKALSVLEKDEEGFFLMVEGGQIDWAGHSNDAGTMLNELVKFDEAIGSVYKWAAGRDDTLIIVTADHETGSFGFSYSSANLPDGQKRAGEAFEKQDYKPNFNFGSFNILDGLYNQNLSFYSMTSEFEKLDKAQQTPAALMEIVNANSEFKINEEQAEHILTDKENPYHAHDHSYLSAEQVPAITDFDAFFPYNDRGNIMGREMATDQNIVWGTGTHTATPVNVFAWGPASKILPVSSIMHHSELGQYMKNQIN comes from the coding sequence ATGAATAAGTTAAGTAAAGCGCTTATCACCGGAACCATCATGGCCAGCATACCGATGACATCGGTCGCGGCCGAAATTAAAAACGTCATCTTAATGATAGGTGATGGTATGGGCCCACAGCAGATTGGCCTACTTGAAAGTTATGCTCAATATGCGCCAAATTCTATTTATAAAGGCCGTTCAACGTCTTTACATCAATTGGCTAAAGACGGTGTTATTGGATCCTCTCTGACTAACCCTACCGACGCTATCGTTGTTGACTCCGCGTGTTCGGCGACTCAACTTTCCACAGGAGTGTATTCTGGCTCAGAAGTCATTGGTATTGATGCTGATGGCAATCATGTTGAAACCATTCTGGAAAAAGCAAAGCGCCTTGGTAAAGCCACTGGACTCGTGTCTGATACTCGACTTACTCATGCGACACCGGCCGCTTTCGCAGCGCATCAACCGCATCGTTCTCTTGAAAACGAGATTGCAGTAGATATGTTAGAAACCGGTGTAGACGTGATGCTGTCCGGTGGACTTCGTTACTTCATACCTAAATCAACAAACGATAAAGGCGATACGTACAACGAATTAACGGACCTGACAGAAGGCAGTGTTTATCTAAAATCAAAACGTAACGATGAGCGTAATCTGTTGAATGAAGCTCAAAACGCTGGATATGGTCTCGCCTTTAACCGCACTCAACTTAATGCACAATCTGGTGATAAGCTACTGGGGCTATTTGCTTATTCTGGTATGGCAGATGGTATCGAATATCGCAAGACTAAAAACTCTGAAGAGCGTACTCAACCAAGCCTTCAAGAAATGACAGAAAAAGCACTCTCCGTTTTAGAAAAAGACGAAGAGGGATTTTTCTTGATGGTAGAAGGAGGCCAAATCGACTGGGCGGGTCATTCAAATGATGCAGGCACAATGTTGAATGAGCTCGTTAAATTTGATGAAGCCATTGGTAGTGTATACAAATGGGCCGCGGGTCGTGACGACACGCTTATCATTGTTACAGCCGATCATGAGACAGGATCTTTTGGCTTTAGCTACTCTTCGGCTAACCTACCAGACGGGCAAAAACGCGCCGGAGAAGCCTTTGAAAAACAAGATTATAAGCCCAATTTCAACTTTGGTAGTTTCAATATTCTAGACGGTTTATACAATCAAAATTTGAGTTTCTACTCAATGACAAGCGAGTTTGAAAAACTGGATAAAGCCCAACAAACACCCGCAGCGTTAATGGAGATTGTCAATGCGAACTCTGAGTTCAAAATTAACGAAGAACAAGCCGAGCACATTTTAACAGATAAAGAAAATCCTTATCATGCCCATGACCACTCTTATCTATCTGCAGAACAAGTGCCTGCGATTACGGATTTTGATGCCTTTTTTCCTTACAACGACCGAGGTAACATAATGGGTCGTGAAATGGCGACAGATCAAAACATCGTATGGGGTACGGGAACTCACACAGCCACGCCCGTCAATGTTTTCGCGTGGGGTCCTGCAAGTAAAATATTGCCCGTTTCTTCTATCATGCATCACTCCGAATTGGGGCAATACATGAAGAACCAAATCAATTAG
- a CDS encoding gluconokinase codes for MDVNPAMKVVILGVSGSGKSLIGSQLANQLNVPFFDGDDFHPPANVEKMRQGQPLNDEDREGWLLKLNTLIQEHKALIVACSGLTPAYRATLKKGNDALRLVYLKGDFDLIWRRHQQRDGHYFNGKSMLNSQFETLVEPTNEEAYIVSIEPEPNAIVNNIIRLLNDHNDKHMRELDA; via the coding sequence ATGGATGTTAATCCGGCAATGAAAGTTGTAATTTTAGGCGTATCGGGTTCTGGGAAATCTTTGATTGGCAGTCAATTAGCGAATCAACTTAATGTTCCTTTTTTTGATGGTGATGACTTTCATCCTCCTGCGAACGTAGAAAAAATGCGTCAAGGTCAACCTTTGAATGATGAAGACAGAGAAGGTTGGTTATTAAAACTGAACACGTTAATCCAAGAGCATAAGGCTTTAATTGTTGCTTGTTCAGGTCTCACTCCAGCTTATAGGGCAACGTTAAAAAAAGGCAACGATGCGTTGAGGTTGGTGTATTTGAAAGGCGATTTTGATCTTATATGGCGTCGACATCAGCAGAGAGATGGTCATTATTTTAATGGCAAATCTATGCTAAACAGTCAGTTTGAAACGCTCGTCGAACCGACCAATGAAGAAGCGTATATCGTGAGTATTGAGCCGGAGCCAAACGCCATTGTGAATAACATTATTCGTCTGCTAAATGACCATAATGATAAGCACATGAGAGAGCTAGATGCTTAA
- a CDS encoding TRAP transporter small permease subunit: MKNDNHLNEQDEPTLNSLDSMIYKVGNVLSLLFIFTVAISFFEVLMRYAFNAPTSWVHETASFVGGALFVFGGAYALATDKHVRVVLVYDIVSQRTRHYLNMFHHLMGLLMSAMLIFASYRMVSSAWFSPLGDIHLETSGSAWNPSFPAYIKALILFTACLMFVQFLLHIKAEIIKIRKL; encoded by the coding sequence ATGAAGAACGATAACCATTTAAATGAGCAGGATGAACCTACTTTGAATTCTCTGGATTCGATGATTTATAAAGTCGGTAATGTACTCAGCTTATTGTTTATTTTTACTGTGGCCATTTCATTCTTTGAAGTCTTAATGCGTTATGCATTTAATGCCCCGACAAGTTGGGTGCATGAAACGGCTTCCTTTGTTGGCGGGGCATTATTTGTTTTTGGTGGCGCCTATGCATTGGCTACAGATAAGCATGTTCGAGTCGTACTAGTGTATGACATTGTCTCACAACGAACTCGACATTATTTAAATATGTTCCATCACCTGATGGGATTATTAATGTCTGCAATGTTAATTTTTGCGTCTTACCGCATGGTATCGAGTGCTTGGTTCTCCCCCCTTGGAGACATTCACCTAGAAACGTCAGGATCCGCTTGGAACCCTTCTTTTCCAGCCTATATAAAGGCGCTGATCTTGTTTACTGCCTGCCTAATGTTTGTGCAATTTCTTCTGCATATAAAGGCCGAAATAATTAAAATTAGGAAGCTGTAA
- a CDS encoding bile acid:sodium symporter family protein produces the protein MVIQLFPLWAVVLSVLAFFQPEFFVGLKTQIVPLLTVIMLAMGLTLSPTDFKQVLKNGKAVGVGVILQFLVMPMAAFGVAFAFGFDTELTVGMLLVGSVAGGTSSNVMCYLAKGDTALSISMTAISTLIGVLLTPLLVSMMIGQSVDVPVAGMLMSLFKIVLLPVAAGVLINTFFSKFVRKAEPVFPYISMFAIVLIIAIVVALSASKIVQVGLIVAAAVILHNMIGLVLGYWVTYLLGFDARVCRTIAFEVGLQNSGLAAALAVKFFTPMAALPGTIFSVWHNISGSLLASYWSRRPVNKDNAK, from the coding sequence ATGGTTATCCAACTTTTCCCTCTTTGGGCTGTTGTGCTTTCAGTACTTGCTTTTTTCCAACCCGAATTTTTTGTCGGTTTGAAAACCCAAATTGTTCCATTACTCACTGTCATCATGCTAGCAATGGGCCTTACTCTAAGCCCCACTGACTTCAAACAAGTATTGAAGAACGGTAAAGCGGTTGGTGTGGGCGTTATTTTACAGTTTTTGGTGATGCCTATGGCCGCTTTTGGTGTGGCTTTCGCTTTTGGTTTTGACACTGAACTTACCGTTGGAATGCTGCTTGTTGGTAGCGTTGCGGGTGGTACCTCCTCGAATGTTATGTGTTACCTAGCGAAAGGAGATACGGCCTTGTCTATTTCCATGACAGCCATTTCAACCTTAATTGGCGTCTTATTAACGCCTTTACTTGTCTCTATGATGATAGGCCAAAGTGTTGATGTTCCTGTCGCAGGCATGCTGATGAGCTTATTTAAAATTGTTCTGTTGCCCGTTGCTGCAGGCGTTTTGATCAATACCTTCTTTTCAAAATTTGTCCGTAAAGCCGAACCTGTCTTTCCATATATTTCAATGTTCGCCATTGTCTTGATCATTGCCATTGTCGTGGCCTTAAGCGCGTCTAAAATTGTGCAAGTAGGTCTGATCGTCGCAGCGGCGGTAATATTGCATAATATGATTGGGTTGGTATTAGGATACTGGGTAACCTACTTACTGGGCTTTGATGCACGCGTATGCCGCACTATAGCCTTTGAAGTAGGATTACAAAATTCCGGTTTAGCCGCTGCTTTAGCGGTTAAATTTTTCACTCCAATGGCCGCTCTGCCAGGCACTATTTTTAGCGTATGGCACAACATTTCAGGCTCGTTATTAGCAAGCTATTGGAGTCGTCGCCCAGTAAATAAAGACAACGCTAAATAG
- a CDS encoding TRAP transporter large permease has product MFDLTFLGIGYASLAMLAAMILLLLTGMQLAFSTCLVAMVFAIGWFGVDVLPLITSRIYGFVGSYVFLAVPMFVLMAALLDRSGIAKDLFDAMRVVGRKVRGGVAVQTLLVAVVLASMSGVIGGETVLLGILALPQMLRLGYNRKLAIGTTCAGGALGTMLPPSIVLIIYGLTASVSIGDLFKASFVPALLLALLYMIYVLVLCRLNPSYAPLPTDEELAMEEPPKFFKALFFPLLSVLVVLGSIYSGIASVTEASALGVVGIGISAWIRGELSAEMLKESAIATMRTCGMIIWIGIGATALVGVYNLMGGIDFVEQLILSLSGGDVMTTILIMMVILLVLGMFLDWVGVALLTMPIFVPIITGLGLDPIWFGVVFCLNMQVSFLSPPFGPAAFYLKSVAPKDISLGEIFSALLPFIGLQIVVLTLVILFPSLALWWK; this is encoded by the coding sequence ATGTTTGATCTTACGTTTTTAGGAATTGGCTACGCCAGTTTAGCCATGTTAGCCGCAATGATTTTACTGTTATTAACAGGCATGCAGTTGGCTTTTTCAACTTGTTTAGTGGCTATGGTGTTTGCCATCGGCTGGTTTGGTGTTGATGTGCTGCCTTTGATAACCAGTCGAATTTATGGTTTTGTTGGTAGTTATGTCTTTTTAGCCGTGCCGATGTTTGTGTTAATGGCGGCCTTATTGGATCGTTCAGGTATCGCTAAAGACCTTTTTGATGCTATGCGAGTTGTCGGCCGAAAGGTACGAGGCGGGGTGGCCGTACAAACGCTTTTGGTGGCCGTTGTGTTGGCTTCCATGTCAGGCGTCATTGGTGGCGAGACCGTCCTTTTAGGCATCTTGGCATTACCACAAATGTTACGTCTTGGGTATAACCGTAAACTCGCGATCGGTACGACCTGTGCTGGTGGCGCTCTTGGCACCATGTTACCACCTAGTATAGTGTTAATTATTTACGGACTGACGGCCAGCGTTTCTATAGGGGACCTTTTCAAAGCTTCTTTTGTTCCCGCATTGTTATTGGCGCTGTTATACATGATCTATGTATTAGTCTTATGTCGCTTAAATCCAAGTTATGCACCCTTGCCAACAGACGAAGAGTTAGCAATGGAAGAGCCGCCTAAGTTTTTTAAAGCCTTATTTTTCCCATTACTGTCAGTCTTGGTTGTTTTAGGCAGTATATACAGTGGTATCGCTTCCGTTACCGAAGCGTCTGCGTTAGGTGTTGTTGGGATTGGTATCAGTGCTTGGATTCGTGGTGAACTCAGTGCTGAGATGCTTAAAGAAAGTGCCATAGCGACTATGCGTACTTGCGGTATGATTATTTGGATTGGTATTGGCGCAACGGCATTAGTCGGTGTCTACAATCTTATGGGTGGTATTGATTTCGTTGAGCAATTGATCTTATCTCTGAGTGGCGGAGACGTTATGACAACCATTTTGATCATGATGGTGATTCTGCTCGTCCTTGGGATGTTTCTAGATTGGGTTGGTGTTGCATTATTAACGATGCCAATTTTCGTACCAATTATCACCGGTCTTGGTTTAGATCCTATTTGGTTTGGCGTTGTATTTTGTCTAAATATGCAAGTGTCTTTCCTCTCTCCTCCGTTCGGTCCTGCCGCATTTTATTTAAAATCCGTTGCACCAAAAGACATCAGTTTGGGTGAGATATTCAGTGCCTTGTTGCCCTTTATAGGGTTACAAATAGTGGTACTGACCTTGGTGATATTATTCCCTAGTTTGGCGTTATGGTGGAAGTAG
- a CDS encoding TRAP transporter substrate-binding protein, whose amino-acid sequence MNLKTFIVSSVATVVCSSALAADYNFKFQSSDPAGDKNFQVQKDWADRIGSLTGGRISIKLMPVNSVFKHTETLDGIKMGILDGHITATSYFSGKDPAFGLIGNTVGAWSDTSQLLQYINYGGGYELMNELYAPYGVKFIGGSTTGVESFVSKVPLNGVEDLKGLKLRAPEGLVQQVFSAAGASPVNLPGSEVFTGLSKGVIDAADYTVFSTNHKSGMHDIATHPVQPGFHSLPLIDVSMSQKKWDALPEDLQAILTMSVRDFAQDITTQLRIADQAAVKEAMANPNITIHDWSAEERKKFRAIARGQWEVVSTRSDNAKKVYDSLTKYLEDNGLL is encoded by the coding sequence ATGAATCTTAAAACTTTTATCGTTTCTAGTGTCGCAACTGTCGTATGTTCAAGTGCATTGGCAGCGGATTACAATTTTAAATTTCAATCATCTGACCCAGCTGGAGACAAAAACTTTCAAGTCCAAAAAGATTGGGCCGACCGAATTGGTAGTTTAACGGGTGGCAGAATCAGTATTAAATTAATGCCTGTTAACAGTGTTTTTAAGCATACAGAAACACTTGATGGCATAAAAATGGGGATTTTAGATGGTCATATTACGGCAACAAGCTATTTTTCTGGAAAAGACCCCGCGTTTGGCCTGATTGGTAATACGGTTGGAGCATGGTCTGATACGTCACAACTGCTGCAATATATTAATTATGGTGGTGGTTATGAGTTGATGAATGAACTGTATGCCCCTTATGGCGTGAAATTTATTGGAGGATCAACGACAGGTGTTGAATCTTTCGTATCAAAAGTACCTTTAAATGGAGTGGAAGACCTTAAAGGGCTGAAGTTACGAGCACCAGAAGGCTTAGTTCAACAAGTGTTTAGTGCGGCGGGCGCGTCTCCTGTAAATCTACCTGGGTCTGAGGTATTCACAGGATTAAGTAAAGGCGTTATCGATGCGGCAGATTACACTGTTTTCTCGACGAACCATAAATCAGGGATGCATGATATTGCGACGCATCCTGTTCAACCTGGATTCCATTCATTGCCATTAATTGATGTCTCTATGAGCCAGAAAAAATGGGATGCATTACCGGAAGACTTGCAAGCCATTCTTACCATGTCAGTACGCGACTTTGCTCAAGATATAACCACTCAATTACGTATTGCGGATCAAGCGGCGGTAAAAGAAGCGATGGCTAATCCAAATATTACGATCCATGACTGGTCTGCTGAAGAACGTAAAAAGTTTCGTGCTATTGCCCGTGGTCAATGGGAAGTGGTTTCAACGCGCTCAGATAATGCGAAGAAAGTGTATGATTCTTTAACGAAATACCTTGAAGACAACGGCTTGTTGTAA
- a CDS encoding DUF4197 domain-containing protein, translating into MKKNYLLASLLLASISSSNIYAGWADKLKEAVQDEDVQKVLDKAVGTTAEEKTTASGKTSNLSSDTLIEGLKEALEVGSRRAIEEISQPGGYLNNQNIRIPLPDSVEKASSLLKKYGLEGQVNDFEESMNRAAEKAAPEATALIVSAIKEMSFDDAQKIYSGSDGAATEYFKEKTSEKLRSLFQPTVVDSLEQVDATRYYNVLVTKAKDIPLIGDKLDVNLNHYVTEEALNGLFTMLAAEEKKIRQNPVARTTDLLKKVFE; encoded by the coding sequence ATGAAAAAAAACTATCTTTTAGCGTCACTTCTATTGGCTTCAATCTCTTCTTCTAATATCTATGCTGGGTGGGCGGATAAGCTTAAAGAAGCGGTACAAGATGAAGATGTACAAAAAGTACTTGATAAGGCGGTAGGCACAACGGCAGAGGAAAAAACCACGGCCTCTGGAAAAACATCTAACTTAAGTAGTGATACGCTAATAGAGGGTTTGAAAGAAGCGTTAGAAGTCGGTAGCCGTCGAGCAATTGAAGAAATCAGTCAGCCAGGGGGGTATCTTAATAATCAAAACATCCGCATTCCATTACCTGACAGTGTCGAAAAAGCGTCTTCATTACTTAAAAAGTACGGTTTAGAAGGTCAGGTAAATGACTTTGAAGAAAGTATGAACAGAGCGGCTGAAAAAGCGGCTCCAGAAGCGACGGCGTTAATTGTTTCTGCCATTAAAGAAATGAGCTTTGACGATGCACAAAAGATTTATTCGGGATCTGATGGCGCGGCAACAGAGTATTTCAAAGAGAAGACCAGCGAAAAACTGAGGTCTTTGTTTCAACCAACGGTAGTGGACTCTTTAGAGCAAGTTGATGCAACTCGTTACTATAATGTCTTAGTGACAAAAGCCAAAGATATTCCTCTTATTGGCGATAAACTGGATGTTAATCTTAATCACTATGTGACTGAAGAAGCGTTGAATGGTTTGTTCACTATGCTGGCGGCGGAGGAAAAGAAAATTCGTCAAAACCCTGTTGCTCGTACTACAGATTTATTGAAAAAAGTGTTCGAGTAA